A segment of the Populus nigra chromosome 12, ddPopNigr1.1, whole genome shotgun sequence genome:
GCAACTGGTGGTGGCTAGTTTGGTCAAAAAATCCAACACTTGCTGCTAATAGAGATTGAAAGCTTGGTTGCCACGAGTTTtgctagagagagagaaagatgagTGTTTTAGGGTTGTTACGGGGTGTTTTTGGTGATAAAGAGAGGGATCTCAGTCGATGGTAAGGCAAAGTGTGAGGAGAGGAGCAGGGAAGAGAAAGaggaaatgagaaaaaagaaagatatttagtctttaattcaaaacaagTCGCATATGACATATGCGACTTGTTTAaatatactagtttttttttaaaaaaattaactatattactatatcaattttttttaatgtgataggaaataaaataaaaaaactcagacATAATGGTGACATGCTCCAAGCCATtcatagtataaaaaaaaaaaccgtgtgGGGTCAAAATTTTTGTACTGTTGAGAATGATGCAACAGGTATTGTACTATACCAGGAGTTGAGAGTAGGAAAGactcttgaattatttttctattgacTAAACAAGTGTTGTTGGCTCCTTCCTTGAATTAGAGCATCAAATTCAAACCAATTTGAAAACCAGAAGAAATAAATACTCATCTAACAAGTGTCCCACACCATGTGTCTTTGTGTGTAGTAGGCCGTGTATTTGTATATGTAGTTTCTTAGAGCAATTGTATGAATTACGTTCGttgtttaatttcaattattcaTGTATGACAACTCTTACATATGGACGAGCAAATGCTCATGACTGCACAAATAATTGAAATCCGTTGCTTATTGCGGTCGGCaagtctttttataaaaaaaattattttttaaaataaattttaatgtgttgatgtcaaaaataaattttaaaaaaatattattttaatatattttcaagtgaaaaacactcTAAATAATAAGTGCTACCACAATATCATATGAGCTTTTAAGATAAAGAGATTTAAAATTTAGATAGTGTTTGATACAGCTTGCTTCTGCttttaagtgtttttcaaaaatacttttagcttgaaaaaaatatattaaattgaaatattttttttaatattttctgatAGTTTTTATGTACTAATATAAAACGTCTGTTTCCATTCCCCACTCTCCTATATAGATATACTAGTTGTTAAACTCGTGCTTTGTCGCGGGttggttaaaatttctttttagcaTAAGAAAATGATATTCATTGGACGCAAGTGCATCATAAAGAAGGGGGAGAATCAGCATCGCGGGTCACAGACCTGATTAAGTCAAATATGTTGTATTAAtcttaataaaatgatttaaaaaaggcaataatagtaaaaagaaaaaaaaaagcctatgaTGATAATGTGAGGACAATCTAAAACAGAGAGAAATGACATAGCTAAATTCTAAGCAAGCTAAATAAGGAAGGATgcaattataaagaaaaaaaaagaaaaacaaaataggtTAGGCGTGCTCTTGATTCTCGATGCTTGGCCCATTCAAAAAGACGTCTATTCAGCGGGGCAACCCTTTTTTGggtgaagataaaaaaaactttaatgtaaaaaaaatggtgaaaaaacaaaaactcgaGTAAATACGAGTTGATTTATAAAACCGACAACACTTTGATAACCCcatacaaagaaaaataatactgaagttaaattctcaaacaACATTTATATATGATGAACTAAgcaaaagaataattaaaaaaatacataaaaagacTGAAGTCAACCCATGATAATCTTTAAAACCTGTCACTCGGTCTATAAAGGTGAGATTAGCCCATAGAaagaaaagcatgaaaaaaataatgaaaccaaatcctcactaaaaaaaaatcaagggagaaaattgaaaaaaaaaataaaaaaataaaaagaaatcaaaggaatgaggttaaaaattgaaacaagaattaaattaaattaaatattgagggataaaattaaaaaaaaataaacgaatgaggataaaataaaaaaaccaaaacaatggggaccaaattaaaaaaaataaattgaatcaaatatgtgggattcaattgaaaaaaatgatttaaaaaaaactattaacaattaagagaataaggaccaaaatgggagataaaatagatttaaaggatcaaattgaaaaaaaataataaaaaagattgatgataaaataaaaagaaatcaaaacaatgaggaccaaattataaaaaaaataaattgaatcaaatacgaggaatgcaattgaaaaaaaatgatttaaaacaaaacaaaacaaaacaattatcaatcaatagaataaggatcaaagtaGAAGATAAAATAGACTCAAAGGATAAAACTAAAGTTtggcaaaaataaaagaaaaaaaatatgagaagtcaAGAAAAAAGTAAATCCAAGGCTAACCATAATTCCACCATCAACACATGTCTGATCATCGTGAAGAGGATGATTGGACCTTTCTAAAGTCGTCATGAAAGTTGAGGTATGACCACTCTAACGCGCCTCAAATGCCTATTAAATATCGTGGATGGAGATGACGCGCTTTTAGATGGATTTAACACGCATGATAGCTTTTGATTTTAACAATATTAGAtttgtgttaaaataaaataaaataaaaacctctaACTCAtcgttaataaaataaaataaaaattctatatgaaaatacaaaaatgctcTTGAAGCAAAGCTAAACAAAAAAGGGTGCAAAGGGCAATCAAGTGTTTTCACTGTGCACTAAAAAAGGGAAATGTCCAGACCAAAATACCCTCAcgctatatataaaaataaaagaatgaatagTAGACGATAATCGTAGCAAAGTGTGTATATGGCTACTATGAAAAAGCCTCacgctatatatttttattaaggagTCCAATTCTTGACAACTGGCAGAGGAACTTCAGATTCACCTGGTCAGTCtggtttaagaaaaatttacctCTTATTTATTTAGAGAATCTAGCGGTGCTCAATGCCATTGCCAGTAGTACTTGTctgtctctttattttttattttatttttggtgtgGTTGCCAGTCTTTACTCTGCTTATCTTTTCACACAGAgacagggagggagggagagagagagagatccagGATTTTAGCAGGCCAGGCCTGCATTTCTTCAGGATAACTTCTCCCAAGCTGCAGTCCTTCACTGTCTTTAAGATTTAAGATTTCATTATCCCTCCAAAGAAACATCATACCCCTTCCTTTTGAAcaagtatatatatttattccaAAATAAAAGCAAGCAAGATCCAAATTGGTCTTTATTTTGGAGTATATGAACTAAATTGGAAAATGAAAACTAATAAAcaatcttaaatttatttaaggTAAACAACTATTTGTGAATAAACTAAAAGTAACCATTTTGAAAATACCACTCTTGTTTTTCAGAATGAACACAAGtagtattattataaataatggaaaagaaaaatgaagttacACTGTACATAAAATGAGTCTGTGGGTTCCAGGCTTTCCTGCAAGCAGTAGTGCATTTCCATAGACTTTTAAGTTTGAATGGAGAGGGGGAGAAGTGGGCTTAGGTTTTGTTGATGGATTAGTAACTTTGATTGTATATTTAGCTTTATCTGCCGACAGAAAACTCAGGCCATAAAGGGTTACTTTCACCGAGACAGCTTAGCAACACAGCAGTACTCcactctttctttccttccttcctttgctttctttaatttctttcacttTCTCATACTTTCCCTTACTCCCTCTCATTTCTCTTGGAGGGTTATTGTTAGTTTCAATCATTCCCCTTTCTTGGCCATGGATTTTTGCCGGAATGTGACAGTTTCCACTGAGTATCACCAGCAAGAGAAGGTCCTTGCTTCCCCTCCTCCTTGCTCTAAActtggtgctgctgctgctgctgccttGATCACAGCTACTACTAGTCCTCTTGACGACCCTTTCTCTGCTCAAAACacggttggtttttttttctatttgtttcttTCACGTGTTTTTTTATGCATAGTTTTTGTACTTGCTGAGTTATTAGTCTCAGCTCTTGATGGCTTAACATAGGGTATTTTAGTGCtgcaatatttttgtttttgggtattttgtttctttcttcgtACGTTTTGTGTTCAGTTCTTTCTCCTGCTGCTTGTCTTTCTTGTTATGCTTTTGGTTTCTGCTTCTTGCGCTAGATTTTGTCTAGATAATCTTTTAACTAGTATATGTGCTCAAGAAACTTGGAACGTAACAGTTTTTGCTGGGTTTTATCTGTTTCTGTGTTATACTGCTGTTTTCAAAGTAATATTTGCTTAATTATATTACATAAACCCAGCTCGTAATGGTCAATATTCTTACTTTggtgaattgaaaaacaaatgtagGAAGTTGATTTTAGCTCGGAATGGCTGTCAGTATTTGTAGAGGACTGCTTGTCCAGCACAGGAAACTGCCTCCCAGCACCCACAGTTGAAGCTCAAAAGCCAAATACAGAAGAAAACCCCCCAAAAAACTGGCAACGGAAACCCCAAGACCAAGAAGACCCATCTTCCTTGAAGAAACTTGTAATCCCAGGAAAGTCAAGAAGCAAGAGGAGAAGGCTTACTGGTGACAAGACCAGAAACCCATTAACTAGCTGGTGTTATACCAACCAAGCCTTTAATAATTTGACCTGCTCAGACCCTCCTTTGCTTCAGCAAACATATTGGCTAGCTGACAGTGAACTCATTATGCCCATAAAAGAGGACAGCAACAACACAGGCATGGATAATGAAATGCAAGAAGAATCAGGAGTGGGAGTGCACGACGAGGACCGAGGAAAGGTAGTAGCTGTAGTAGGGAGTAATGGTAGCAAGGACAGTTTAGGCGTTTTGGAAAGCAACAATGGACAGCAGCAACCAAGGAGGTGCACCCATTGCCTAGCACAAAGGACCCCACAATGGAGGGCAGGACCACTGGGTCCAAAAACACTTTGTAATGCATGTGGAGTGAGATACAAGTCAGGCAGGCTATTGCCAGAGTATAGGCCAGCAAAGAGTCCTACTTTTGTGAGTTATTTACACTCGAATTCTCACAAGAAGGTAATGGAGATGAGAATGGCTGGCTTTAATACCTAGTTACCAGTAGTGGCAGTAACTCCGAAATTCCATTTTCCAATGTATACTAGAAAAGTATAGTCCCATAGATGCTGAATCAAATTGTTAGCTAGTAATGCAGTGAATTCCTTTTTTGTTGAATGATTATTTATCTACACAAGTGGTATGGGATTCCCTTGCAATCTGGCTCTGCAGGGTGCTTTCTACAAcctttttttctgtttcaaaacttggtttttctttttttctttacactttttaAAATGCTCTACCATTCTGTTTACTCAGGGAAAAATCCTCTTTTCTTTCTGGATTGCAACTCGATGATCTTGAATTTCTCTCCAAAATAAGAGGGCTACTGATAAAAGCAGACCACTTGGTAATAGTTTCAAACCCCTCATAATACTTCTAGCCCTGGAAGAGAGAGGGCAATTCTTTaccagaaaaaaatcaaaatggcgAAGAGTGCATGATCCAAGTGTCCATGGTCCATACAAGGTTTAGAAAAGAATCTGGcagtatataattttttgtattgcaTGAAGTTTGGCGCTATCTCAAAGGAGATAAGATGATTGATTTGAGCATGCACGTGACCATTCATTATCCATTTGaatcaattagtttttgttCTAATGAAAACGGGAAACAGTTTGAAAGAGATTCCTGTCCCCTTTCTGCTTCAGGGAACCCATTTGATCCTTTCTGACCGTCTCTGGGTTCCCCCTCCCATGTTCCCCGCCATATACCCTCCTCTCtctcatcattattattattattatttagttataAATGTTTACATgttacttaattaattcttcactATCTTAAAGTTAACAAGTCAATAATATTGTGATTTATGACACTTAAactaataatttctaaataaaacatctaaaatctaatcaattaaatttttatttattttaattacaaagAGATAAGCCATATATTTTGGGAAACAGAGttaatgttggttttttttttcttttttacctcctgtatattgatttgtttttcccaAATGATAGGTTCTTGATCCATGATCAGGACCATCACCAGACCCTTATAACAACTAGAGAAATTATTGTGaatttagggaaaaaaaaaaaaagattagagagagagggagggtgTTAGGTGGGGCATCAAAACATACAGGCTAAGGAAATGTTATGGTCAAACATGACATATCGTGCAAGAACAAGTAATCTACTTGGTCCTTGGCCAAGGAAATTGAACAAGTGCCAACAAAATTgtattaagaattttatttgtgttttttttttgaaacggAGAGAATCGAGAGATGGCCTTGTCCCATTGGATAGAGACGAGGAACTTTgggaataattattattattactattcgATATAACAATTAAATGTCCATTTCCTCAAAGCTactattcacacacacacacttccacattgaaatatctattttttttactttgaagaagtttttttctccttgattCCATACTTTTATGGTCAAATTGATGGCTAATTGGCTTTGAattgttgaataaaaataaaattaaaagataaggaATTGAAGTGGAAAATATGGCAAAACTCGGTGACACCTTCAAAGTTTGCATGgaatttcattttggtccttatacttttttaaaaaatttcttttcagtCCCTTTAGTTATTgagattttagttttaattcagaactttatttttctcattttttagttCATCATTTAAGAGAGGGGAGAGAAAGTTTTCAAATTCCGGTGGTAGAGAGAAAAGGTATCTATTGACACCGATTTAGACCATGAAAAAGATTAATCTTAGTGtcaataaatttcatttgataatGAAAGTCCCACTTAGGTGTTCTTCATCCTTCCCATCATCTGAAATGATAGATCCGAGCtcgagattttttattttattttaggttgatTTGGGGTTATTGGGTCGTTATTTGAGattattgatagtttttttaaggtgtttttcatatgttttggatcaaaacgatttcaaaacaagtttttttttggaacaaaAACCTTGCATTGAATCTTCAATGACTTTTTTTGTCGCTTAGAGCCGAGTTAGTAGGTGACACATtacttatttatgttttatcaAAATACATTAAGAAAAGGATTATAGGTAATTTgtcccttgaaaaaaaaaaaggtttaactCAATTCAAGTGCACTATGTCTAGGCTGAAAGGCCCATAAGTTTAGGATTTGTTTATCCTAGGTGTGTTGGGCATTTAAGCTAGGCTTGTgtgtctggttttttttttattgaatgattttttttatttttttaatttcatcattcaattttaaatttttattggttgtttttttacaaatttttataatgtttttaataaaatattatttaatttttacttgatttaataatacattttcaaattattttttttctaatcttatGAGTTATTCTTTCTTTGCAGcctcacttgattttttttgtctttagttttattgaatcttttttttgttattgttttattaaataaaacactgagtccaaaaaataatattattaaatacaatcaaGTTTATGTCCTGTATTTCGATATTAGATATTTATTTGTATATCTATCTCTCAACTTTCTAATTTGTTCTTTGATtaaatattgtatatttttaacttggttttcacaaaaaaaataatacaatttttttataatatatgcaatctttcataatatttggttaaaaaattgtaaaagaactaaaaataaaacaacaaatacttcataaacattaacaaacagatggaatatttttttttcttgaacattaacaacaaataattctctttttttctttctctacatTGTCAATAAGAATATTGCCCAatccaaagaaagaaaaatgtcaatcatattttttgctcaagaaatatatattaattctcCTTTAGAATCTCCCTCCCTGAATATAATGTTTAATACTATTACCAATTTTGCGATAGTACTGTTTTCATTTACTTTCACAGAGCCAGGTCCAAGAAAAATTGCCATGATCGAGCATAGTGGACTTGAACTTTTGAGTCTTCATTCAAGCCTGTTAATTTCCATTATCCGTTTGAAACATCTAGTTATCTGGGGACTAAAATggagaaatattttgttttcaattgcctgtggcctttttttttttttatcgtaattGGAAAGTAAGTAAAAGAAgagactttttaatttttcttttgacaaagaaaaaaaacttttaatggtattttttttctttttatactaATAAGTATTAGATAGTATTTGATTATTGTCTTGgacagaaaagagaaaaatgattg
Coding sequences within it:
- the LOC133669577 gene encoding GATA transcription factor 12-like, translated to MDFCRNVTVSTEYHQQEKVLASPPPCSKLGAAAAAALITATTSPLDDPFSAQNTEVDFSSEWLSVFVEDCLSSTGNCLPAPTVEAQKPNTEENPPKNWQRKPQDQEDPSSLKKLVIPGKSRSKRRRLTGDKTRNPLTSWCYTNQAFNNLTCSDPPLLQQTYWLADSELIMPIKEDSNNTGMDNEMQEESGVGVHDEDRGKVVAVVGSNGSKDSLGVLESNNGQQQPRRCTHCLAQRTPQWRAGPLGPKTLCNACGVRYKSGRLLPEYRPAKSPTFVSYLHSNSHKKVMEMRMAGFNT